A part of Streptococcus porcinus genomic DNA contains:
- a CDS encoding amino acid ABC transporter ATP-binding protein, whose translation MAELKIDVQDLHKYFGQNEVLKGISAQFYEGDVVCIIGPSGSGKSTFLRTLNLLETITMGKVVVDGFELSDSKTNIDKARENIGMVFQHFNLFPHMTVIENIMFAPVELGKESKASAKQHALELLEKVGLAEKADAYPASLSGGQKQRVAIARSLAMNPDIMLFDEPTSALDPEMVGDVLNVMRDLAKQGMTMLIVTHEMGFARQVANRVIFTDGGQFLEDGTPEEIFDNPKHPRLIEFLDKVLNV comes from the coding sequence ATGGCAGAATTGAAAATTGATGTCCAAGACCTACATAAATATTTTGGTCAAAATGAGGTCTTAAAGGGAATTAGTGCCCAATTTTATGAAGGCGATGTTGTTTGTATTATTGGCCCTTCTGGTTCTGGTAAATCAACTTTTCTAAGAACCCTAAATCTCTTAGAAACAATTACAATGGGAAAGGTCGTTGTTGACGGCTTTGAATTATCAGATTCAAAAACTAATATTGATAAAGCACGTGAAAATATTGGCATGGTATTCCAGCACTTTAACCTTTTTCCACACATGACCGTCATTGAAAATATCATGTTCGCTCCAGTAGAGCTCGGAAAAGAATCTAAAGCCTCTGCCAAACAACATGCACTGGAACTTCTTGAAAAAGTGGGATTGGCTGAGAAAGCTGATGCTTACCCAGCCAGCCTTTCTGGTGGTCAAAAACAAAGGGTGGCTATCGCGAGAAGTTTAGCCATGAACCCTGATATCATGCTATTTGATGAACCAACTTCTGCGCTCGATCCAGAAATGGTTGGTGATGTTTTAAATGTTATGCGTGACCTTGCCAAACAAGGAATGACCATGTTAATCGTCACTCATGAAATGGGCTTTGCAAGACAGGTTGCTAACCGTGTTATCTTTACAGATGGCGGCCAGTTCCTTGAAGATGGAACTCCTGAAGAAATTTTTGATAACCCTAAACATCCGCGACTTATCGAATTTTTAGACAAAGTCTTAAATGTCTAG
- a CDS encoding MFS transporter, which yields MSQMSLDRNNKRALAAAIIASGTDDLNVMFLAFSMSSIITELGITGAQGGWIATVTNLGMLLGGLIFGLLADKYHKFKVFKWTVLVFSIATGLVYFTKSINYLYLMRFLAGIGVGGEYGVAIAIMAGIVPAEKMGRISSLNGIAGQLGSISSALLAGWLAPSLGWRGLFLFGLAPILLVLWMMFSIDDDKIWDKGSNGTEEASQPVKISQLFKSPHLAGQTLALMVMTTVQIAGYFGMMNWLPTIIQTNLGLSVKDSSLWMVATILGMCLGMVTFGHILDKFGPRPVYSAFLIASSVCVYLFQFANSMPAMIIGGAVVGFFVNGMFAGYGAMITRLYPHHIRSTANNVILNVGRAIGGFSSVIIGKILDISGMAMVMIFLATLYMISFGAMLSIKNLQPSLYKQLSK from the coding sequence ATGTCACAGATGTCACTAGACAGAAATAACAAAAGAGCCCTTGCGGCAGCTATTATAGCTTCAGGAACAGATGATTTAAACGTTATGTTTCTTGCGTTTTCAATGTCTTCAATTATTACCGAACTTGGCATAACAGGAGCACAAGGTGGTTGGATTGCAACAGTAACAAACTTAGGGATGCTACTTGGAGGCCTTATTTTTGGATTATTGGCTGATAAGTACCATAAGTTTAAAGTCTTTAAATGGACAGTATTGGTATTCTCGATTGCGACAGGTCTCGTTTACTTTACCAAAAGTATTAACTATCTCTATCTGATGCGTTTTCTTGCTGGGATTGGTGTAGGTGGAGAATATGGTGTAGCTATAGCTATTATGGCAGGTATTGTCCCAGCAGAAAAAATGGGACGAATATCTTCTCTTAATGGAATTGCTGGGCAATTAGGCTCAATTTCCTCCGCACTATTAGCGGGTTGGTTAGCACCAAGTTTAGGGTGGAGAGGACTTTTCTTGTTTGGTTTAGCACCAATCTTGCTAGTCCTATGGATGATGTTCAGTATTGATGATGACAAGATTTGGGATAAGGGTAGTAATGGAACAGAAGAAGCTAGTCAACCTGTTAAAATTAGTCAACTTTTTAAAAGTCCACATTTAGCAGGGCAAACCTTAGCATTAATGGTCATGACTACAGTTCAAATTGCTGGTTACTTTGGAATGATGAATTGGCTACCAACTATCATTCAGACTAATCTTGGGCTCTCTGTCAAAGACTCATCTTTATGGATGGTAGCGACAATCTTAGGAATGTGTCTGGGGATGGTAACCTTTGGTCATATTTTAGATAAGTTTGGCCCAAGACCAGTTTATTCGGCATTTCTAATAGCTTCATCGGTCTGCGTTTATCTCTTTCAATTTGCAAATTCAATGCCAGCCATGATAATTGGTGGGGCAGTAGTTGGTTTTTTCGTTAATGGTATGTTTGCAGGGTACGGTGCTATGATTACAAGACTTTACCCACACCACATTCGGTCAACTGCAAATAATGTCATACTTAATGTAGGTCGTGCTATTGGTGGTTTCTCGTCTGTCATCATTGGTAAAATTCTTGATATTTCAGGTATGGCCATGGTCATGATTTTCTTAGCCACCCTCTATATGATTAGCTTTGGAGCGATGTTATCTATTAAAAATCTCCAGCCAAGTCTTTATAAGCAGTTATCAAAATAA
- the obgE gene encoding GTPase ObgE codes for MSMFLDTAKISVHAGRGGDGMVAFRREKYVPNGGPWGGDGGKGGSVIFKVDEGLRTLMDFRYNRKFKAKAGEKGMTKGMHGRGSEDLIVPVPQGTTVKDAETGKVITDLVENGQEYIVAHGGRGGRGNIRFATPRNPAPEIAENGEPGEERDLELELKILADVGLVGFPSVGKSTLLSVVSAAKPKIGAYHFTTIVPNLGMVRTKSGDSFAMADLPGLIEGASQGIGLGTQFLRHIERTRVILHVIDMSASEGRDPYEDYVSINNELETYNLRLLERPQIIVANKMDMPEAEENLKAFKEKLAADYDEFDELPKVFPVSTLAKQGLDNLMDATAELLAKTDEFLLYDEGDFQDEEVYYGFDGEEKDFEINRDDDASWVLSGEKLERLFVMTNMERDESIMKFARQLRGMGVDEALRERGAKDGDIVRIGNFEFEFVD; via the coding sequence ATGAGTATGTTTTTAGATACTGCCAAGATTAGTGTTCATGCTGGTCGTGGTGGGGATGGAATGGTTGCATTTAGACGAGAAAAATATGTTCCAAATGGCGGTCCTTGGGGCGGTGACGGCGGCAAAGGCGGCTCTGTCATCTTTAAAGTTGATGAGGGCTTAAGGACTTTGATGGATTTCCGTTATAATCGGAAATTTAAAGCTAAAGCTGGTGAAAAGGGCATGACTAAAGGCATGCATGGGCGAGGGTCAGAGGACCTTATCGTACCAGTACCTCAAGGAACAACCGTTAAAGATGCTGAAACGGGAAAAGTTATCACAGATTTAGTGGAAAATGGCCAAGAATATATAGTGGCTCATGGTGGACGTGGCGGACGTGGTAATATTCGTTTTGCTACTCCTCGAAACCCTGCCCCAGAAATTGCTGAAAATGGGGAACCAGGTGAAGAGCGCGACTTAGAATTAGAATTGAAGATTTTAGCTGATGTTGGTTTAGTTGGATTCCCTTCTGTTGGTAAATCCACATTATTAAGTGTAGTATCAGCCGCTAAACCTAAAATTGGTGCTTATCATTTTACTACGATAGTTCCGAATCTAGGAATGGTGCGAACCAAGTCCGGAGACAGTTTTGCTATGGCAGACCTTCCAGGTCTTATTGAAGGAGCTAGTCAGGGAATAGGGCTAGGCACTCAGTTTCTTCGTCATATTGAACGGACACGAGTTATTTTACATGTTATTGATATGTCAGCTTCAGAAGGTCGAGATCCTTATGAAGATTACGTTTCTATCAATAATGAGCTTGAAACCTATAATTTGAGATTATTGGAGCGTCCACAAATTATTGTTGCAAATAAAATGGATATGCCAGAAGCTGAAGAAAATTTAAAGGCATTTAAAGAAAAACTAGCTGCAGATTATGACGAGTTTGACGAACTTCCTAAAGTATTTCCAGTCTCCACTCTTGCAAAACAGGGTTTAGACAATTTAATGGATGCCACAGCAGAGCTCTTAGCCAAAACAGATGAATTCTTACTTTATGATGAAGGTGATTTTCAAGATGAAGAGGTTTATTATGGTTTTGATGGCGAAGAAAAAGACTTTGAAATTAACCGTGATGATGATGCTTCATGGGTGCTTTCAGGCGAAAAATTAGAACGTCTCTTTGTGATGACAAATATGGAGCGAGATGAATCAATCATGAAATTTGCACGCCAGCTACGGGGAATGGGCGTTGACGAAGCTTTACGTGAGCGGGGTGCAAAAGATGGAGATATCGTGCGTATTGGTAATTTTGAGTTTGAATTTGTGGATTAA
- a CDS encoding thioesterase family protein, whose amino-acid sequence MAIYSKVYETRIEHSAKYVGSGELEVLSTPSLVSFLENTAYLFIKEEIQDNLLTTVGTKMTIDHLKASKIGNSVTVLITEVTNQGRRYDFQLEAFVDKQLIAKACHTRVRLNKETFLQKL is encoded by the coding sequence ATGGCTATCTATTCAAAAGTGTATGAAACAAGGATTGAACATTCAGCTAAATATGTTGGTTCTGGAGAGCTTGAAGTCCTTTCGACACCCAGTCTCGTTAGTTTTTTAGAAAATACTGCTTATCTCTTCATTAAAGAAGAGATTCAGGATAACCTATTAACGACTGTCGGAACAAAAATGACTATTGACCATTTAAAAGCAAGCAAAATTGGCAATTCTGTCACTGTCCTGATAACCGAGGTTACTAATCAAGGACGCAGATACGATTTTCAGTTAGAAGCCTTTGTTGATAAACAATTAATTGCAAAGGCTTGTCATACCAGAGTTCGGCTTAATAAAGAAACATTTCTTCAAAAATTATAA
- a CDS encoding ATP-binding cassette domain-containing protein produces MLQLNKLNLIHTKDLSQLLKELTLTINNGEKVAIIGEEGTGKSTLLKAIFHPEKLPDYINMSGLIKYDFTKVIHLPQELDQLTLAKTLDAFLYDENDIPFLDFNLFFQLAQSCRFNLDLLDRKDIRLKDLSGGERLKLQVSKALALNPDLLLLDEPSSDLDLESIIWLEKIIQDNQQTILFISHDEGFLTTCATAILHLELTQKRRKSKWTFFKGSYPEYKSYRQNQYQKQLQIASKERTDFQKKKAKQEKLQASLHHQLNHTKDSTAGRLLAKKMKVIKSQERKLDITQNQLKELPDELESIAIFFSDSIPLPKKKIILHWQDYILETGQKVNLLIRGQDKLVITGQNGVGKSRLLKTIVTELEENSSFRVGYMPQHYDDLLIENEKVLDFLAPENPEQARNLLASLQLTRQEIEHDICHLSGGQKAKLFLAKMVLDKCNILVLDEPTRHFSPTSQPLVREFLAGFKGAIISVSHDRHLIAEPYLKQYQLDQKTLL; encoded by the coding sequence ATGCTACAATTAAACAAACTGAACCTCATTCATACCAAAGACCTTTCCCAGCTCCTTAAAGAGTTAACACTTACTATCAATAATGGTGAAAAAGTGGCTATTATTGGCGAAGAGGGGACAGGAAAATCTACCCTTCTAAAAGCCATCTTTCATCCTGAAAAATTGCCTGATTATATTAATATGAGTGGACTCATCAAATATGATTTCACAAAAGTTATCCACCTGCCACAAGAATTAGATCAATTGACCTTGGCTAAAACTTTAGATGCATTTTTGTATGATGAAAATGACATCCCTTTTCTAGACTTTAATCTTTTCTTCCAATTGGCCCAATCTTGTCGATTCAACTTGGATTTATTAGATAGAAAAGACATTCGACTAAAAGATTTATCAGGTGGCGAACGCCTTAAGCTACAAGTCAGCAAAGCTTTAGCTCTCAATCCTGATTTACTCTTATTAGATGAACCTTCTAGCGACTTGGATTTAGAGTCCATAATCTGGCTAGAAAAAATAATTCAGGATAATCAGCAAACAATTCTCTTTATTTCCCATGATGAAGGTTTTTTGACAACTTGTGCTACTGCTATTTTACATCTTGAATTAACCCAAAAACGCCGGAAATCAAAATGGACTTTCTTTAAAGGTTCTTACCCAGAATATAAGTCCTATAGACAGAATCAATACCAGAAACAGTTACAAATTGCCTCTAAAGAGCGCACCGATTTCCAAAAGAAAAAAGCCAAACAAGAGAAACTCCAAGCTAGCCTCCATCATCAGCTAAACCACACAAAGGATTCAACAGCTGGTCGGCTACTAGCTAAAAAGATGAAAGTTATTAAATCTCAGGAACGAAAATTAGACATTACTCAAAACCAGTTGAAAGAGCTTCCTGATGAGTTAGAGAGCATTGCCATTTTCTTTTCTGATAGTATTCCACTACCGAAAAAAAAGATTATCCTCCATTGGCAAGATTACATTTTAGAGACTGGGCAAAAAGTTAACCTCCTCATCCGAGGTCAAGACAAACTCGTCATTACTGGCCAAAATGGTGTTGGTAAAAGTCGTCTGTTAAAAACAATCGTTACTGAATTAGAAGAGAACTCCTCTTTCCGAGTTGGCTATATGCCTCAACATTATGATGATCTTTTGATAGAAAATGAAAAAGTTCTTGACTTCCTTGCACCGGAAAATCCAGAACAAGCTAGAAATCTACTGGCTAGCTTACAACTAACACGACAGGAGATAGAACATGACATCTGCCATCTTTCAGGGGGACAAAAAGCTAAACTATTTTTAGCCAAGATGGTTTTAGATAAGTGTAATATTTTAGTTCTAGATGAGCCGACCAGACATTTTTCTCCTACAAGTCAACCCTTAGTCAGAGAATTCTTAGCTGGTTTTAAAGGAGCAATCATTAGCGTTTCGCATGACCGTCATTTGATTGCTGAACCATACTTAAAACAATACCAATTAGATCAGAAAACCCTCCTTTAA
- the pnuC gene encoding nicotinamide riboside transporter PnuC, whose amino-acid sequence MALLKYFSKLEWLIWLFSMTTIISSYIFFNQANPLALAASLIGATSLIFSAKANPLGQGLIIIFSVIYAYLSLRNHYYGEVLTYFILTLPMAIFALFSWLSHPFEGKKSQVLISRLNVKDIYVLAFFTFLITIVFYFILDIFHTAFLLVSTLSITTSFIATFLSYKRNPFYALFFALNDVVLIFLWLLEVNSDPSHYSIAICFIIFLINDMYTFFNWIKLQKGQELALKKDKV is encoded by the coding sequence ATGGCATTATTAAAATACTTTAGCAAATTGGAATGGTTGATTTGGTTATTTTCCATGACAACTATTATATCTTCCTACATTTTCTTTAATCAAGCTAATCCTTTGGCTTTAGCTGCTTCATTAATAGGGGCAACCTCGCTAATATTTTCAGCTAAGGCAAATCCTTTAGGTCAAGGTCTGATTATTATCTTTTCCGTTATTTATGCCTACCTATCATTGAGAAATCACTACTATGGCGAGGTTCTAACCTACTTTATTTTAACCCTCCCTATGGCAATTTTTGCCTTGTTCTCGTGGCTAAGTCACCCTTTTGAAGGCAAAAAATCACAAGTACTAATTAGTCGTCTAAACGTTAAAGATATCTATGTTTTAGCTTTCTTCACTTTTCTTATAACAATTGTCTTCTACTTTATTTTAGATATTTTCCATACTGCTTTTTTATTGGTATCTACACTTTCCATCACAACCTCTTTTATAGCAACTTTTCTATCCTATAAAAGAAATCCTTTCTATGCTTTATTTTTTGCTTTAAATGATGTTGTCTTGATTTTCCTTTGGCTTCTAGAAGTAAACTCTGATCCTAGCCATTATTCTATCGCTATCTGTTTTATCATTTTTTTAATTAATGATATGTATACCTTTTTTAACTGGATTAAGCTTCAAAAAGGCCAAGAACTGGCGCTGAAAAAGGATAAGGTTTAA
- a CDS encoding pseudouridine synthase → MRLDKFLAETGFGSRTQVKSLLKTKKVCVNGKKESQAKKQINPNLDRVEVEGQEVLYEEFVYYMLNKPKGVVSATQDKVHQTVLDLLDATAKQKEVFPVGRLDKDTHGLLLLTNNGNLAHRLLSPKKHVNKVYVADVDGLMTNQDIEAFKKGIHLSDHQCQPALLEILALDYEKSQSRVKIVIKEGKFHQVKRMVLACGKEVRDLQRLEMGPLQLDSKLALGAFRKLENTEIEALLSLP, encoded by the coding sequence ATGAGATTAGATAAATTTTTAGCCGAAACTGGCTTTGGAAGCCGTACTCAGGTAAAAAGTTTGCTCAAAACAAAAAAAGTATGCGTTAATGGTAAAAAAGAGTCTCAAGCCAAAAAGCAGATTAATCCAAATCTTGACCGAGTGGAGGTTGAGGGTCAAGAAGTTTTATACGAAGAGTTTGTCTATTACATGCTTAATAAACCTAAAGGTGTCGTTTCAGCTACCCAAGATAAAGTTCACCAGACTGTTTTAGACTTACTAGATGCGACAGCAAAGCAAAAAGAAGTTTTTCCAGTGGGACGTTTAGATAAAGATACACACGGATTATTATTATTGACAAATAATGGCAACTTGGCACACCGTCTTCTTTCTCCTAAGAAGCATGTCAATAAAGTTTATGTGGCCGATGTTGATGGTTTAATGACTAATCAAGATATTGAGGCTTTCAAAAAAGGCATTCACTTATCAGACCATCAGTGTCAGCCAGCACTTTTGGAGATTTTAGCACTTGATTATGAAAAGTCGCAGTCACGTGTCAAAATAGTTATTAAAGAAGGAAAATTTCATCAAGTTAAACGTATGGTATTAGCGTGTGGGAAGGAAGTGAGAGATCTTCAGCGCCTTGAAATGGGACCTTTACAACTTGATTCTAAGCTTGCACTCGGCGCATTTAGAAAGCTAGAAAATACTGAAATTGAGGCCTTACTAAGCTTACCTTGA
- a CDS encoding ABC transporter permease, whose protein sequence is MSGADNISVTSLLLASSLVLITLFFSYWQKLKLEKEIIVGAIRAVIQLLIVGFVLDYIFGYKNPIFTALLLLFMIVNASYNAAKRGKGVGNAFKISFVAITLGASITLSVLIFSGILEFVPNQMIPVGGMIISNSMVAIGLCYKQLLDSFRDKQEEVETKLALGADILPASIDIIRDVIRTGMVPTIDSAKTLGIVSLPGMMTGLILAGTSPIQAVKYQMMVTFMLLATTSIASFIASYLAYKGFFNDKKQLVVKQS, encoded by the coding sequence ATGAGTGGAGCAGATAATATTTCCGTAACGTCTTTATTACTAGCATCATCTTTGGTTTTGATAACATTATTTTTTTCTTATTGGCAAAAATTGAAGTTAGAAAAAGAGATTATTGTAGGAGCAATTCGAGCAGTTATCCAGTTACTTATAGTTGGCTTTGTTCTTGATTATATCTTTGGGTACAAAAATCCTATTTTTACAGCTCTTTTGTTATTATTTATGATTGTGAATGCTTCTTATAATGCAGCTAAGCGTGGAAAAGGAGTTGGTAATGCTTTTAAAATATCTTTTGTCGCTATTACTTTAGGTGCGAGTATTACGCTATCAGTTTTAATTTTTTCAGGAATTTTAGAGTTTGTGCCTAATCAAATGATCCCTGTTGGGGGAATGATTATCAGTAATTCAATGGTTGCTATTGGGTTATGTTATAAACAACTTTTAGATTCTTTTCGAGATAAACAAGAAGAAGTAGAAACCAAATTAGCACTTGGTGCTGATATCTTACCTGCTTCTATTGATATTATCCGTGATGTTATTCGGACTGGCATGGTGCCAACAATTGATTCGGCTAAGACACTAGGTATCGTTTCTTTACCGGGAATGATGACAGGGTTAATTCTAGCAGGAACTTCTCCTATACAAGCTGTGAAATATCAAATGATGGTTACTTTTATGTTACTAGCTACAACATCAATTGCTTCTTTTATTGCTTCTTATCTGGCTTATAAAGGATTCTTTAATGACAAAAAACAATTAGTAGTTAAACAGTCATAG
- a CDS encoding DUF4044 domain-containing protein — protein MAFGENGPRKKTTFEKITMFVVILMVLVTVGGLVAGALSVLM, from the coding sequence GTGGCATTTGGAGAAAATGGACCTAGAAAAAAAACAACATTTGAAAAAATTACAATGTTTGTTGTTATATTAATGGTTCTTGTAACTGTCGGCGGCCTTGTTGCAGGTGCGTTATCAGTATTGATGTAA
- a CDS encoding aminopeptidase, with protein sequence MVLPNFKENLEKYANLLITKGVNIQKGHTLIIAISVEHYQLASLLTEKAYKAGAAEVVIDYIDDKIARQRLLHADYERLINVPNYLVEKSNYFLEKNASRLFVRSSDPNAFAGVDSERLSEATKATAIALEKQRAASQANKFSWNLVAAPSPEWAAMVFPDLATEEEQVDALWDAIFKMNRIYEEDPIKAWDDHQAKLEAKAKILNDYQFDALHYVAPGTDLTLGMPENHLWEAAGSKNAQGEEFIANMPTEEVFTAPDYRRADGYVSSTKPLSYAGVVIEGMRFTFKDGQITEVTAKKGEETIKRLVEENDGARSLGEVALVPHKTPISLSGLTFFNTLFDENASNHLAIGAAYAFSLKGGTEMSQEELKAAGLNRSTAHVDFMIGSDKMDIDGITKDGKVVPIFRSGEWAI encoded by the coding sequence ATGGTTTTACCAAATTTCAAAGAAAATCTAGAAAAGTACGCTAATCTTTTAATCACAAAAGGGGTTAATATTCAAAAGGGTCATACACTAATCATCGCTATTTCTGTTGAGCACTATCAATTGGCTTCACTATTGACCGAAAAAGCCTATAAAGCTGGTGCTGCTGAAGTTGTTATTGACTACATTGATGATAAGATTGCTCGTCAACGTCTCTTGCATGCTGATTATGAGCGTTTGATTAACGTGCCAAATTACTTAGTCGAAAAATCAAACTACTTTTTAGAAAAAAATGCTAGTCGTCTCTTCGTTCGTTCATCTGACCCTAATGCCTTTGCAGGTGTTGATTCCGAAAGGCTATCTGAAGCTACGAAAGCTACTGCCATTGCTCTTGAAAAACAGCGGGCCGCTTCGCAAGCAAATAAATTTTCTTGGAATCTTGTTGCAGCTCCAAGCCCAGAATGGGCTGCTATGGTATTCCCAGACCTTGCTACAGAAGAAGAGCAAGTTGATGCCTTATGGGACGCTATTTTCAAGATGAATCGTATCTATGAAGAAGATCCAATAAAAGCTTGGGATGATCATCAAGCTAAACTGGAAGCAAAAGCAAAAATCTTGAACGATTACCAATTTGATGCTCTCCATTACGTGGCTCCTGGAACTGATCTAACCCTAGGCATGCCTGAAAACCATTTATGGGAAGCTGCTGGTAGTAAGAATGCTCAAGGAGAAGAATTCATCGCCAATATGCCAACTGAAGAAGTCTTTACGGCTCCTGATTATCGCCGAGCTGATGGTTATGTTTCTTCAACGAAACCACTTAGCTATGCTGGAGTTGTTATTGAAGGAATGAGATTTACCTTTAAAGATGGTCAGATCACAGAAGTAACAGCCAAAAAAGGGGAAGAAACTATTAAACGATTGGTTGAAGAAAACGACGGTGCTCGCTCATTGGGTGAAGTCGCACTTGTACCACACAAAACACCAATTTCGCTATCTGGCTTAACTTTCTTCAACACTCTCTTTGATGAAAATGCTTCAAATCATTTAGCTATCGGCGCTGCTTATGCTTTTAGTTTAAAAGGGGGAACAGAGATGTCTCAAGAAGAATTAAAAGCTGCCGGCTTGAACCGTTCAACAGCACATGTTGACTTCATGATTGGGTCAGATAAAATGGATATTGATGGTATCACAAAAGATGGCAAAGTTGTGCCAATTTTCCGTAGTGGAGAATGGGCCATCTAA
- a CDS encoding magnesium transporter CorA family protein: protein MYYNVSDKLKVTTFENCQQSRNPFVAVIKPAEWQSLQDALQMGIDMDFDFASAKSTKAEVNLDSLTGTFKIPNRDDLLNESIDFSFALDERGIVFIDQHHHVEHLVKKIQKSKKWKNPSLERFLYDFLETIIKGDSELLEAYDKYLDNLEETILDGKNQYHESDLNSLRRKLTKLNLHYSQLLDLSQELAENENNFFQEENLRFFHLFSARVARLQSTVLMLRETIIQIREMAKSQLEMRQNKNMAILTTVTTCCMPLTILVGWYGMNFKYMPELASPLGYPLVIIFAVTIFIAAILYSKFKKWL from the coding sequence ATGTATTATAATGTTTCAGATAAATTAAAAGTAACAACCTTTGAAAACTGTCAACAAAGCAGAAATCCCTTTGTAGCAGTTATCAAACCTGCCGAGTGGCAAAGCTTACAGGATGCTTTACAAATGGGCATTGACATGGATTTTGACTTTGCTAGCGCTAAATCTACTAAGGCCGAAGTTAACCTTGACTCGCTTACAGGAACCTTCAAAATCCCCAATCGTGATGACTTGCTGAACGAATCCATTGATTTTTCCTTTGCCCTTGATGAGCGGGGGATTGTCTTCATTGATCAACATCATCATGTAGAACATCTGGTTAAAAAGATTCAAAAAAGTAAAAAGTGGAAAAATCCCAGTTTAGAGCGCTTTCTCTATGATTTTTTAGAAACTATTATCAAAGGAGATAGTGAGCTACTGGAAGCTTACGATAAATATCTCGATAATTTAGAGGAAACCATTCTTGATGGAAAAAACCAATACCATGAATCAGATCTAAATAGTTTAAGACGTAAACTGACTAAATTGAATCTGCATTATAGTCAACTCCTTGATTTAAGTCAAGAATTAGCAGAAAATGAAAACAATTTTTTCCAAGAAGAAAACCTACGCTTTTTCCATCTTTTTTCTGCCCGCGTTGCACGATTGCAATCAACAGTTTTAATGTTAAGAGAAACCATCATCCAGATAAGAGAAATGGCCAAATCTCAATTAGAAATGCGCCAAAATAAAAATATGGCTATTCTAACTACTGTTACAACCTGTTGCATGCCCTTAACCATCCTAGTTGGCTGGTATGGGATGAATTTCAAATACATGCCTGAATTAGCAAGTCCCTTAGGTTACCCGTTAGTTATTATTTTTGCTGTAACCATTTTTATCGCAGCAATTCTCTACTCAAAATTTAAAAAATGGCTGTAA